The sequence below is a genomic window from Pseudomonadota bacterium.
GGATAAATGCTGGCAGAATTTGTTTAAAAGCCTCTCCTGTGTCGGTTTATCAAAGTATATGATAACATTCCGGCAGAAAATGATATCCATGGGTTCACGGAAGCCGAAGTCACTATCCATAAAGTTTAATCGTCTGAACCTGATTTGTTCCCTCAACGCAGGTATAACACGATATAGTTTTTTTGTCCTGTCCTTATTTCTCAGGAGGTACTTATTCCTCATATCAGGAGGAACAGGGCTTATCCGCTCTTCATCATAGATGGCAAGTTTTGCTTTATCAAGAACCCTGGTGGATATGTCGGTAGCAAGGATCTGGAAATTAAAACTCCTGTTATCATTTACAAACTCACTTAACACCATAGCCAGCGTGTAAGGTTCTTCACCGCTTGAACAGCCTGCACTCCAAATAAATATATTCTTTCTGATACGGGTAAGATGGGGAAGCGCTATGCGGTTGAGAAATTCAAAATGGCCCGGTTCCCGGAAAAAATCAGTTTTATTCGTGGTAACCTGATCTATCATGTCCGTCAATTCTTCCTGTATTCCTGCAGGGCTGAAAAGATAATCGCAGTACAGGGTAAAGGAATTGAGTTTCAATTCTCTCAGCCTCTTCTGAAGTCGCGCCTCCAGCATGGTCTTTTTTGAATCGCCGATATTGATGCCGCACTCATTGTAGATAAAATCCTTAAGACGCGAGAAGTCTTTATTGGACATAGTAATAGTTGAACTCTGAGAACGTTCATCCTTTATCATATTGATAACACCTGCAATATTTATACCACCTGTACTGAATCTACAAGGGCGCTGATAATGGTGGTTTCTCCATCAAAAGATACCCTACGACAGTGATGCATATATTGACATTGATGCATATATTGACAGCCTTTTCCGTGGCAGACATCCCGAACTTGACTTCAAGAAGGTATGTTTATTTTTCGGGTTAATTTTTCTGAAGCTTCATTTTCAGGACAACACATGTTTCTTCCGTTAATTCACAGTCCTTCGGACATGGTTCTATGTGTATTGTAACATCTATATTCTGCATCTTTTCGATCATCTTCATTTCTATTACCTCTGCTAAATTGTGCGCTTCTTCAATGCGTGCTTTTCTGCATATCAATAAATGGAAATCCAGATACTTCTTGTTGCCTGCCAGACGGCTTCTCAGCTTGTGATACCCGGCATAGGGAAAGGGCATGGTATCAATGATGTCTCGAATTTCCATTTCGACCTTTTCAGGGATGCTGGTGTCCATAAGACCCGAAAGCCCGTCCCTGAATATTTTAATCGCTGAGAAGATGATGATTAAGCCTATTATTATCGCAAATAACAAGTCAAAATACGTCATGCCCGTGTAATAGGTAAGAACAATGGCAACAATGGCAGCAGAGTTGGAATAAAAGTCGCTCGTATAATGGAGTGCATCAGCCATGAGCGCGCGCGAGCCGGTTTTCTTTCCCACCACCTTCAGAACAGTTGAAACGGCAATGGTAAAAACAAGGGAAAAAACCATGACGCCGATATCGAGTCTGGAATAGGCAATTGCTTCTTTACTGAGGAATTTATCAATAGTTGTATAGATTATTGCTGCCCCACTGAAGACAATAACAAGAGATTGAATTACGGCAGCCAGGTCTTCAGCTTTTCCATGACCGTACTGGTGTTCATGA
It includes:
- a CDS encoding protein-glutamate O-methyltransferase, which gives rise to MIKDERSQSSTITMSNKDFSRLKDFIYNECGINIGDSKKTMLEARLQKRLRELKLNSFTLYCDYLFSPAGIQEELTDMIDQVTTNKTDFFREPGHFEFLNRIALPHLTRIRKNIFIWSAGCSSGEEPYTLAMVLSEFVNDNRSFNFQILATDISTRVLDKAKLAIYDEERISPVPPDMRNKYLLRNKDRTKKLYRVIPALREQIRFRRLNFMDSDFGFREPMDIIFCRNVIIYFDKPTQERLLNKFCQHLSPDGYLFMGHSETLFGMDVPLTQVAPTIYRRLA
- a CDS encoding cation diffusion facilitator family transporter produces the protein MDIKQKASLFAIASAAILAIGKFSVGLISGSMAVMSSGLDSLLDVFMSGMNFFAIKKAAEPADHEHQYGHGKAEDLAAVIQSLVIVFSGAAIIYTTIDKFLSKEAIAYSRLDIGVMVFSLVFTIAVSTVLKVVGKKTGSRALMADALHYTSDFYSNSAAIVAIVLTYYTGMTYFDLLFAIIIGLIIIFSAIKIFRDGLSGLMDTSIPEKVEMEIRDIIDTMPFPYAGYHKLRSRLAGNKKYLDFHLLICRKARIEEAHNLAEVIEMKMIEKMQNIDVTIHIEPCPKDCELTEETCVVLKMKLQKN